The genomic window TTGCAGCAGTATTAGCTAAGCAAAAGGGTGCTCGACATATCATTACAGGAGTATGTGAAACAGATTTTAGTGGCTATCCTGACTGTCGAGATGTGTTTATTAAATCATTAAATGTAACCATTAATTTATCAATGGATTATCAATTTGTTATTCATACACCACTTATGTGGTTAAATAAAGCTCAAACATGGGCGTTAGCCGATGAGCTAGGAGCATTAGATTTTATTCGAGACAAAACGTTAACGTGCTACAACGGTGTGATAGCAGATGGGTGTGGTGAATGCCCAGCTTGTATGTTACGTAAACGTGGTCTTGAGACATACCTTTATTCAAAGAAGAATGAAGATACAAAGATAAATGTTTTATAAGGAGGAAGAAAATATGGCTGGTCGTCAATCTGATGAACTACAAGATATATCCTTATTAGGGAACCAAGGAACAAAATATAAATTTGAATATGATCCATCTATTTTAGAAACGTTTGATAATAAACATCCTGACCGTGATTATTTTGTAAAATTTAATTGTCCAGAATTTACTAGCTTATGTCCTATTACTGCTCAGCCAGATTTTGCAACAATTTATATTAGCTACATTCCGGATATAAAAATGGTGGAAAGTAAGTCTTTAAAGCTCTATCTTTTTAGTTTTCGAAATCATGGTGACTTCCACGAGGACTGTATGAACGTCATTATGAAGGATCTTATTAAATTAATGGACCCTCGTTACATCGAGGTGTGGGGTAAATTCACACCACGTGGAGGCATCTCCATTGATCCTTATACAAACTATGGACGCCCAGGTACGAAGTATGAACAAATGGCCGAGCATCGTTTAATGAATCATGATATGTATCCTGAAAAAGTAGATAACCGATAATAAATAAAGGCATTCGGATTTTTCCCCGAATGCCTTTTATTAATGAGATCTCTTTTTAGATTAGTCGTCCGTAAATGCATGAAGACAAGTAATTGGAGGATTGGGTTTACCTAGCATCAACACTTATAAATTTAAGATAAGATAACTCCTAAATAGGACTTGGTGGGATTCGAACCCACAAGACACTCAACTGCACACGGAGTACAATTGGCTGCTCTGGCCATTGAGCTACAAGTCCTTGATTATAGATTAAACATAAGTTAGGAATTTTATGCAACATCAATTGACTGATCATTACTTTTATTTTAAAATTGGTATAGACCACCTTATGTATATACCGAACATTAAACGGTGCGCTTAATATCGATTGTAAATTTGTATTTGTCAGCTCGAAAAGCTGATTTTGTTACCTCAAATGGCGTTCCATCATCCAAATAGGCTATACGTTCAATGAGTAAGATGGGGTCACTCTTTGCTAGCTGCAAATGTTTTATCTCAAAATCAGTTGCTATAACTGCTTCAAGTGTTTGACGTGCAAAGTGTATAGACTGATTTAACTGGGCCTCAACATATTTATACAGAGAATCCTGCAACACTTGTTCTGAAAGTTGAGGCAATAAAGCTGCGGGAATATAGGTTGTTTCAAGGGCAATTGGCTGTTCATTTGCTAAGCGGACTCGTTCGATTCGGTGTACTTCATTTTCCGTATTAATTTGTAACTTAGCACAAATATCCTCAGAAACATGCAATGTTTTAAAAGACAATAATATACTACCTGGTTTAAGTCCTCTTTGTAACATTTGTTCGCTAAAGCTGGATAACCCTAGTAAATCTTGTTCGAATTTTTTTTCAATAACAAAGGTACCACGGCCCTGCTCACGATACAAAAAACCTTGGTTGACAAGGTTTGTAATCGCTTGCCTAACAGTCATTCTACTAATGTTATATATGTCAGACAGTTCCCGTTCTGAAGGGAGCATTGTACCAGGAGTAAGCTCTCCATTCTCAATTTGCTGTTTTATAAGTTCTTCCAGTTGATAATAAATCGGCAAGGGAGATTTTTTATTTATCATGAGAAACACCTCTTTTCATCAATTTCATTATAGTTTGAAACGTAAAATCTAACAACAAAAGGAGGGAGTATTCATATGGCATCTTTTTGTCTTACTAACATAACTGTTTATGGCGAATACCAAACATTTACTAATGGCTATATAAAAATTGTAGAAGATAAAATTGTTGATGTTGGATCTATGGATGACTTGTCAGAATCAGTAATGGATGCAATAGAGATAATTTCATTTGAGACAGGCTATTCTGCTATTCCAGGTATGATAGATATACATATCCATGGTGTTGAAGGAGTTGACACTATGGATGCAACAATTGAAGCACTTACCAAAATGTCTCAAGCACTACCTAAGGAAGGAACAACAAGCTTTCTTGCCACAACAATAACACAGCATCCAGACCTTATTGCAGCTGCTCTGAAAAATGTCGCTGACTACAAACGTACAAACAATCAAGATGAAGGTGCAGAGCTACTAGGTATACATTTAGAGGGGCCATTTATAAACGCTAATAAAGCGGGAGCCCAGCCTATAGAATTTATTAGGAAGCCAGATGTAAATCTTTTTAAGAGTTGGCAACGATTAGCTGAAGGGTTTATAAAAATAGTTACGTTAGCTCCTGAAATAGAGGGAGCGATCCCGTTAATTAATTATCTAAAGAAACAAGGTGTCATTACCTCTATCGGTCATTCCGATGCAAATTCTACGGATATAGATCATGCGATTCAAGCGGGAGCGACACATGTTACACATCTTTTTAATGGAATGAAAGGAGTTCATCATCGTGAGCCAGGGGTGGCAGGTGCTGCTTTATTACACAATGAACTCAAGACAGAGCTTATTGCTGATAACATTCATGTGCATCAAGATATGCTCCACTTAGCGTACAAAGCGAAGGGTCCTGACAATATTATGTTAATTACTGATGCAATGCGAGCCAAATGTTTGGTCGATGGCACGTATGATTTAGGAGGACAATCTGTTCATGTAGATGGAAAGAAGGCTATACTGGATAATGGAACTCTAGCAGGTAGTATTTTAAAAATGAGTGAAGCATTAAAAAACATGAAGGAAATTACTAAGAATAGATTTGAGCAACTTATACAAACTACGTCTAGTAATCAAGCAAAATCCCTAAACATATTTGATCGAAAGGGAAGTTTAACGATTGGTAAAGATGCTGATGTTGTCATTATAGATGAACAAATGCAGGTGATTATGACCATTTGTCGAGGGCGGATCATTTATAGAAGAGGTGATTGAGCATGAGGTTATATGTTACCAAAAACCATGAAGGCCTCAGTGAGCTGGCGGCTGCTTATGTGTTAGACGTTGTAAAAACAAAATCAACGGCTGTTTTAGGGCTTGCAACAGGTGGAACACCAGAAAGAACATATCAATTACTTGTAGAAGATCATATTAAAAATAAAACCTCTTATAAACATATAAAAACGGTGAATTTAGATGAGTATGTCGGGTTGTCTTCCAATCACAACATGAGTTATCGCAAGTATATGCATGAAAAGCTTTTTAAGCATATTGATATATGTGATGCGAATATTCATATTCCTAACGGAGCAGCAGAGGATATAAATGAAGAGTGTAAGCGATATGATTACAACCTTGATAAGCTTGGTTACCCTGATATCCAAATCCTGGGTCTTGGGCAGAATGGTCATATTGGTTTTAATGAACCAGGTTCAGATTTTTCGCAATCAACACACCTTACTAAGCTAACTGAGTCGACACGCATAGCTAATGCCAGGTTTTTTCCAAGTGTAGAAGATGTTCCAGTGTATGCTATTACAATGGGGATAGCAAGCATTTTAAAGTCAAAAAAAATTCTACTTCTTGTATCAGGACAACGCAAAGCAAATACTCTTTTACGTTTGTTTACTGAAGAAGTCCACACTCAATTCCCTTGTTCTGCATTAAATCTTCACGATGATGTTGTGGTTATCGCTGATGAGGCAGCAATGATAGAGCTAAGGCGTTTTAAAGAATATGATTCAATAACTGTAGAGCAAACAGACCGTGTATAAAAATACACGGTCTGTTTTTTAGGTTGTATATTGTTTTTAGGTTTGTATATATTGAATGAACGGATTAGAGCCCTTAACTAGATCTATAGTGCTCCTTACAAGTACTTATTTTAAATCTTCAATTGAGTTAATGTCCATATAAGATGGGACAATAAGCCCGATCTTTGTACCTTCCAGGTTTGCACCAAGATCCACAAACTCGCCATCATATTTATCAACATAGTCAGCATGTGTTGTTGGTAACCAGCCTGCAACATGCGCATCTACACTACCGTCGGCAACACCTGTCCACATAGGACCAGCCTCAACCTGACTAATCGTCACATCGTAGCCGATATCTTCTAGTACTTTTTTAACAACGTTAGTTGACGCAATTTCACTTGACCAAGCAACGTACGCAATTTGGATTTCGTCGCCATCAACAGCATCTGCACCTGCAGTCCACTCAGCTACCTTATCACTGTTTTCTTCTACCCATTTTGCAGCAGCTTCTTCGGCCTTCATACCGTCTTCAATCATTACCATAACCGTAGCCATATCATCTGGTGTCCAGTTGAATTGATCTAATACAGTGTAGGCACTTGGGTGATCAGTGTCTAAACCTTGGCGTGCAATTGTGTGAATTTCTTCGGCATCACCATAAATACCTTTTGGGTCCTCTAAGTACTTAAGATCGAACTTAGAAAACTTCCAATGAGGAGTCCAACCAGTAATTATGATTGGTTCTTCCTTATCATATGCCTTTTTCAGAGCTGCTGTCATAGCTGCACCAGAGCCTTCAACAAGCTTCCAATCTTCAAGACCATAATCTTCAATGACTGTTGCAGTTGCTTTCATCAATCCTGCTCCTGGATCAATCCCTACAATCTCATAATCTACTTGTTCTGCAACAGAACCAGATGCACCTTCGTTTCCTCCACATGCAGCTAAACCTAGTGATACTACTGCTGCAAGGCTAAATGTAAGTACTTTTTTAAACATTATAAATGTCCCCCTTGATTTGTTTTTGTTATATTTTGAGTAATCCGGTCTAGCATAATAGCAATGATAACGATAGCTAAACCAGCTTCAAAACCAGTACCTGTTTGAATTTGTGTAACAGCACGATACACTTCTGCACCTAGTCCAGGTGCTCCTACCATTGATGCAATTACAACCATAGATAGTGCTAGCATAATACTTTGGTTTATACCTGCCATAATAGTAGGCATGGCTAATGGTAGTTGGACCTTTAATAACCGTTGTTTCGTTGTTGACCCAAACGCTTCCGTCGCTTCAATTAAATCTTCTGGCACTTGCTGTATACCTAACACTGTCAAGCGAATAGTAGGTGGCATCGCAAAGATAACTGATGCAACAATTCCTGGAACAACGCCAATATTGAAGAAAAAGATTGCCGGCAATAAATACACAAATGCAGGCATCGTTTGCATAAAATCAAGAATCGGTGTCACAATTTTACGAACAAGAGCCTGTTGTGATGCCCAAATACCAATTGGAATTCCGATAAGTATTGATATAAAAACAGATGTTAGAACTAATGATAACGTTTGTAGCATTTCCTCCCAGTAATCTAAGTTGCCGATTAGGAATAGGCCAATAAACGTAAAGACAGCAACTTTCCAGTTTACAAGTCTCCAAGCTAATAATGAAAATAAAATTACGAGAATAAAAGGGTGTATGAATGCTAGAATATCTACTAATCCTTCTACTGTTCCTTCTAAACCGTCAGCAATTATCTCAAACATGCCTTCAAAATGATCTGTAAACCATTCAACAGACGAATCAATCCAGTCTGCAATTGGTATCTTTGGTAAAAATACATTACTCAATATGTTCACCTCCTGCTGCTACTTCTACTTTTACTTCTACTTCTACTTCTACTTCTACTTCGTGGTTGATGTGTTGCTCATTACCAGCAAGAGCTCCTATGACGGCACCACGCACGAGTAGGCCGTGAAGGCGATGCTCCTCATCAACAACGGCAACAGGAATAGTAGCTTCTGATACTGTTTCAAACACATCAGTTAAAATAGTATGTAAGGGCACAGTTGCAACATTAGGTATTAATATGTCAGCTATTGTTTTCTTCGCCTCAACAGCTTTAGAGGCATCATTTGCAGTAATAGCTCCTAGAAGTTTTCGTTGTTTATCTACTATATAAATAGAAGAAATCCCACGCTCCTTCATTAGTTGAAGAGCTACACGAGGTCCTTTTTCGATCTGAATCGATTCCGCTCGCTTCATGACATGACTAGCTGTTAACACTTTCGCAAGGTCGACATCCTCGACAAAACGCTCAACATATTCGTTAGAAGGGTTCATTAAAATCTCTTCAGGCGTACCTATTTGAACAATGCTACCATCCTTCATAAGGGCGATACGATCACCAATACGAAGTGCTTCGTCTAAATCATGTGTAATGAAAATAATTGTTTTTCCTAACGTAGATTGCAGCTGTAGAAGCTCATCCTGCATATCCTTTCGTATTAATGGATCTAATGCACTAAATGCTTCGTCCATTAATAGTACATCAGGATTGTTCGCAAGAGCTCTAGCTAAACCAACGCGCTGCTGCATGCCACCACTTAATTGTGAAGGGTATTGCTCTTCATAACCTTCTAAACCAACTAGCTTTAACGATTCAAGTGCTTTTTCTTTTCGTTCTGTTTCATTAACACCCTGAATTTCTAGACCATATTCGGTGTTTTCTAGTACAGTTCGGTGTGGAAACAGCGCAAATCGTTGAAAAACCATACTCATTTTTTTTCGGCGAATGTCACGCAAATTTTCTTTATTCATGCTTGTAATATCCTCATTATCAACATATACAGAACCAAACGTAGGCTCGATAAGTCGATTAATGAGTCTTACTAGCGTGGATTTCCCACTACCTGAGAGCCCCATAATGACAAATATTTCGCCGTTGTGAACTTCGAACGAAGCGTCTTTAACACCAACAGTAGCTCCCGTTTTTTGAAGTATATCTTGTTTTGTTTTCCCTTCTTGAATTAATTGCTGGGCTTGTTTCGTATGCTTACCGAAAATCTTAGTAATATTTTCGACCTTTATTTTTATAGTACTTTCTTCCATGTGTTCACCTCATTTTCTATGTACAAACAAAACCTTCTAAAGTTTAAAGCTTTTTTTAAGAAGACCATTGGTAGTTAAGCCTAGTTAATTTTAGCTTAATAGTAAAATTTATTTCAAACAGTAAATTCAGTTAAATAAGTACATATAGTACGTTCAGTTAAAACTGTACAAACAAAACAAACTATATCCTTATAAATACTACATTATGCTTAATATTCCGATATGAATCGCACCTTTACAACAGATGAAAAAAACGCTACTCTAATTATCAAAGATTAATAATTACAGGATATTACAGGATGTGAAAGCGTTTGAAAGATATAGAGCAGCTTGATAAGGCACGAGAAAGAGTAATTGAAACAATCGCGCAAAATATGGGGTTATACGGTGTAACACCTTCGGTTGGAAGGCTATATGGCTTACTATATTTTAAAAATGAACCAATGACTCTTGATGATATGAAAGAAGAGTTAGGTATGAGCAAAACTAGCATGAGTACGGCCGTGCGTCATTTATTAGAGCTTAAGATGGTTGAAAAAGTATGGAAAAAAGGTTCGAGAAAAGATTTATATATAGTAAATCAAGATTGGTATCAAACGTTTGCTGATTTTTTTGCGATAAAGTGGCGTACAAGTATTTCGATTAATGTGAAGGCTATGAAAAAATCCATAGAAGAGCTGCACGGCATACTAAATAGTGAGTCGGTAGAGGAAGGTATTCAAAAAACTGCGAAACAAGATATTGAAAAGCTTGAACATGCGCTCGAGTATTATGAGTGGCTAAATAGAGTTGTTGACACATTTGAATCTAAAGATATCTTTAAACATATACCAAAATAAAGTAGCCGCTGCGGCTACTTTTTTTGTGTATTGTGGTTTTAGAGGATCATCCAGGCCAATCTATATAGGGAGTTGCCATGTTTACGGGCATGTTTGTATGTGCGTTACTGAATCAAGTAATATGCATTACAAACGGCGATGGTAATACGACACACCCCAAATTCTAGAAGGTCTTGTTTTAGTTACTCGTTCTTAGGTCAAGATATTAGTGACATGTTTTAAAATAACTTTATGAATTAGTTTCTTGTTTTGTAACAATATTAACAATGTTTAAATGTTAAAATGTTATTAAATACAGTTGAGGTGAGAGCATTGGAAAAAAAGCTAGATGATATAATTGAACTTTTAAATCATTTAACATCAAAAATAGATACTATCGAGACTCGACTTGCTCGTCTTGAAAAAGTTGATAGCATTGAACATCGCGTGACAGTTAATCAAATAGATATAACGGACATAAAAGATTTGTTATTAAGACGAGAAGAGCTGCAAACAGATAAAATAGAAAGCATTATGGGCGATCTTCGTGAAATATTTGTTACTCAAATGCAACGAGTAAATAGCCGTCTAGATTCACAATTGTTAAAGATTGCTAGGGCTGAAGAAGAAATAATTCAATTAGCAAAAGGCGAATGAGATTTCATTCGCCTTTTTGTTTGATTTTTTTTATGACGTCTTTTGTTTTGGTAGTAGAGGTATTACTTTATGATCACCGTGTAAAAACGAAAGCGCACAACCTGCCAAATGTTTAGCTGCTAGCAGCATTGATTTTTCATCTATATCAAACTTTGGATGGTGATGAGGATACGTTATGCCTGTTTCTTGGTTTCCGGCCCCAGTAAAAAAGAATGTTCCAGGCACTTCTCGTAAGTAATATGCAAAATCCTCTCCACCCATTACAGGGTCGAGCTCTATAACGTTATCTTCACCAACAATTTGTTTAGCAGTTTCGACTAGTTGGTCAGTCTCTGTCTTGTGATTCCACACAGCTGGATAGCCTCGATCGTATGAAAATGTTGCAGTTGCTCCATAAGCTGCACAGGTACAGTTAATAATGCGTGCCATATCTTGCTCCATTTGAAGACGTACTGATTCATCAAACGTACGTACAGTTCCTGATAGTTTAGCTTTATCTGGAATAACATTAAAAGCATTGCCAGCGTGAAATTGGCCTATCGTTAGTACAGCTGATTTTAATGGATCTGTTCGACGACTTACAACAGTCTGCAAATTATTAATAACTTGTGCGCCGATGACGATAGGGTCAACTGTTTCGTGTGGCTGTGCGCCATGTCCGCCCTTTCCTTGGATTACGACTTCAAAGGCGTCTGCTGCAGCCATTGCATAACCAGCACGGTAGCCAATTTGACCAACCGGGAGAACAGACCATAAGTGTGTACCGTAAATAGCATCTACACCATCGAGACAACCATCTTCAATCATTGGCTTAGCCCCACCAGGAGCAAGCTCCTCTGCAAATTGATGAATAAATACAATGTTACCAGCTATTTCTTCTTTAACTTGTACGAGTGCCTTAGCTAATACTAGTAAAGTAGCTGTATGACCATCATGACCGCATGCGTGCATAGCGCCAGGAACTTGTGATTTGTAAGGGACATCCTTTTCATCTTGTATTGGTAAGGCGTCAAAATCCGCACGCAAAGCTACGGTTTTTCCAGGTTTGCCTCCTCGCAGAGTAGCAACCACACCACGACCACCCACACCAGTTCGCACTTCTAAGCCAATTGACTCGTGATAGGAAGCAATTTTTGCTGGAGTACGCACCTCCTGAAAAGATAGTTCGGGATTTCTATGAAAATCTCTTCTAAGCGCCACCATTTCATCGTACGCACCTTCTAAACGTTTGAAAATATTCTCAATCATTATTATTCCCCCGTCATCCAGAGTGGCCTGCATGTATATTTTCTAAATTATAAAATAATTTTCAATATTAATCTATACATATTTATTTACTAGATATACAGCTTGTAAAAATTCTTATAATCTTATAAAATATTCTAATATATTTTATAATTCTTTTAACTCGAAAGGAGAATCGTATGAATACACTATTGCTAACAGGATTCGAACCGTTTTTAGACCATCCTCTAAACCCCTCAGCAGAAATCGTTAAGGAACTTGATGGTATGATTATTGGTGATTATATAGTTAAAGGGTGCCTACTACCTGTTGAATTTTCTCAATCTGCTAACCAAATGATTTCTTTGTTTGATGAAGTGAAACCAGATGTTGTCATCTCACTAGGGCTAGCAGCTGGTAGAAATACTATAACACCTGAACGAATTGCTATAAATTGCAACGATGGTGTGAAGGATAATAGTGGCTTTATACCAGAGGATGAAGCAATCATTCAGGAAGGTCCAGTTGGGTATTTTTCAACTTTACCTATTCGTACGTTCGTGAATGTTCTAAGAGAATATGGTTATCCTGCTGAAATTTCTAACAGTGCGGGTACATATTTATGCAACAATGTTATGTACCAGATGCTTCACTATATTTCAGTTAATCAGTATAACTGCTTATCTGGCTTTGTTCATATACCGGCTTCCCATGATTTGGCTGTCATATCAAAGAGAACTATGCCTAGCTGGTCACATGCAGATTTAGTTGAGGCTTGTAAGGTAATGATCCAATCGTTAGCCGTGGAAAAGTAAATGATTTTACCGATACAAAGTATACAGCCTGTTGGTGATAGTGCAGTTTTGATTACGTTCGCTACAGATATAGATGAACAAAGTAATACGCACATAATTTCTTTATCAAATCAAGTGGAAAAAAGTTTGTTTCCTTATATAAAAGAATCTGTTCCTGCTTTTACTACGATAACAGTATATTATGATTCGTATAATATATGTTATGAAGATATAAGAGTGATGCTACTAAATAGCTTAAGTGAGACAAGTACAAGTGTGAAACAACCTTGCAGAAAAATCATAATACCGACTTTTTATGGACATGATTTAGGAACTGATATAGAAAGGGTCGCTAATTTCAATAAATTAACTGTTGAGGAAGTTGTATTTTTACACACATCAACTGCTTACAAAATTTATATGATGGGATTTTTACCAGGTTTTCCTTATTTAGGAGGGCTTCCAAAACAACTTCATACTCCTCGATTAGATAATCCACGCCAGTTAGTTTGCAAAGGATCTGTTGGTATTGCTGGTCCACAAACAGGAATATATACCCTAGATTCACCAGGTGGATGGAATATTATTGGTCATTCGCCTATTGAGATGTTTATGCCAAAAGCTGAAAATCCATTTATATGGAAACCGGGTGATTGGATTCAATTCCAATCTATTTCATATAACGAATACGAGTTATTAAAAAAGGATATTAACAACGGAACTTTTAGAATAGAGACTGAAATAAGGTGAACAGTATGAACATCCCTATTTTCCGAGTACGTAAAACGGGCTTGTATACTACTATACAGGACAATGGTAGATTTGGCTTTCAGAAATATGGTGTTGTCACTTCAGGTGTAATGGATTCTTTTAGTGCGGAATTAGCAAATATAGTGGTTGGAAATCCACGTTCCTTTGCCACAATAGAAATTACGATTGTTGGGCCAGAGTTAGAGGTGTTAAATCCATGCACAGTTGCCTTTTGTGGAGCGGACTTATCTGTTACGAAAAATGGGAACCCGATAGATTTATGGTCAGCAATAATAATGAAAAAAGGGGATATTATACAATTTTCAAAGCCGAATGCGGGGTCTAGACTATATATGGCAATAGCAGGAGGAATACAAGCTGAAAATGTACTTGGGAGTATGTCGGTATATGAAAAAGCTGGATTTGGTCAAGTTGTCAAAAATGATCAGATTATATATGGAAGAAAGCACCTGCCAGTAACGTATATTAAGAGACTTCCGAAACAATTTATCCCTACGTTTCATACACATGAAACTATCAGAGTAGTTCTAGGTCCGCATGAATCTAGATTCACTGAATCAGGTATACACACGTTTCTAACTACTCACTACACAATAAAAATGGCCGATCGAATGGGCTATAGATTACAGTCAAATAAGAACATTTCTCATGTCAATGGTGCCGACATTTACTCTGAAGCTATTCCAATCGGATCTATACAAGTTCCGGCGAGTGGACAACCGATAGTATTACTCGCTGACCGTCAAACAACTGGTGGATATACGAGAATTGCAACTGTAGCGACTGTTGATCTGGGAAAATTAACACAAATGCCGGTGGGCGGTATAATACGGTTTAAGGTCATATCGATATATGAATCACAACGTTTACTACGAAAGCGTGAGCGCCAGCTTCGAATATGGGATTTATTAAACACAAATAACATAACCGCGTCTAGTTAAAGGCGCGGTTTGTTTATTTATATTCTTGGGCAATACTATACCCAGCTTTAAACCTCCATTGCTTTTGCTACGTATAAATCTTCTATTTGTAACCCTGCTTTGGAGCGCATATCTAAAAAAGAGCCATTTTCAAGCATAATTAGCGGCTTGTGAGGTTGGTCATTATGAATAAATACAATTTTACCAAAGGTTTGGTCATTTAAGAGAACTATTTCATGCATAAACTGCTGCATCACATATGTGCAAAACGGCAACGTAATAGAAGGATTAAGGCTACTCTTTAGCGTTTCCTCCATTATTTCATTAACAGCTCTAATAGGCGATTCTTTCATTCGGTAGTACCTGTCTGTCGTAATAGCATCATACACATCTGCTACAGAAATTATTTGAACATGAAATGGTATTCTTTCGCTATTTAATCCATTTGGATATCCACTACCGTCTAAGCGTTCATGGTGTAAAAGTGATGCTTGTAGTATTTCAGTTCTTGTTTCACCCATCTGAATTAGTAAATCATGCCCTTTTCTAGGGTGCTGCTTTAAAATTTTTAAGTCTGCATATTGTAATGGTTCATTCTTTTGAATAATAAAACTTGGTATAAGAAGCTTACCGATATCATGGAGAAATCCTGCTTCAGTTAGCATTGAAACTTCTTCTTTTTTCCTTCCTAACAATTTTCCAATAATACCAGAGATAATACCAACGTTAAGGCAGTGCGTATAAGTATAGCTGTCATGCTCTTTAAATAAAGTCAAATAATTAAATGAAATATGTGAATTTATAAGTGTTTCTAAAACAGGTTTGTAGCTCTCCGTTAATTCATCTATAGGTGGGATGTTGTCTTCTGAGATGTTTGTAAATATGTCTTTAACTTTTTGTAGGCTTTCGTGATAGATATCTAAGAAGGGAGGCTGAGTCTTGGTGTCCTGGGTAACTTTTTTAACTCTTATTTTCTCGCCATATAAGTGATTTTGTAGAGCTATAATATGTTCTTCCTTTATAATGGTATTCTTTGTAAGTAAGGTATGTCCTTGGTGTGTGTATATATCTTCCATAAGTTCATAACCAACTAGTTCAAATGAAATGTCCAACCATTCTCCCACGGTAAACCCTCCCGGATTCTTTTTTCACAAATATTCCTAGAAAACATGCATCATAAGTATTTAGGGCGTTATGACACATGTTTTACTAATATTTACCTATGAATTCGCTTACTTGAATTTTATCACAGGC from Bacillus sp. HMF5848 includes these protein-coding regions:
- the proV gene encoding glycine betaine/L-proline ABC transporter ATP-binding protein ProV; this translates as MEESTIKIKVENITKIFGKHTKQAQQLIQEGKTKQDILQKTGATVGVKDASFEVHNGEIFVIMGLSGSGKSTLVRLINRLIEPTFGSVYVDNEDITSMNKENLRDIRRKKMSMVFQRFALFPHRTVLENTEYGLEIQGVNETERKEKALESLKLVGLEGYEEQYPSQLSGGMQQRVGLARALANNPDVLLMDEAFSALDPLIRKDMQDELLQLQSTLGKTIIFITHDLDEALRIGDRIALMKDGSIVQIGTPEEILMNPSNEYVERFVEDVDLAKVLTASHVMKRAESIQIEKGPRVALQLMKERGISSIYIVDKQRKLLGAITANDASKAVEAKKTIADILIPNVATVPLHTILTDVFETVSEATIPVAVVDEEHRLHGLLVRGAVIGALAGNEQHINHEVEVEVEVEVKVEVAAGGEHIE
- a CDS encoding GbsR/MarR family transcriptional regulator yields the protein MKDIEQLDKARERVIETIAQNMGLYGVTPSVGRLYGLLYFKNEPMTLDDMKEELGMSKTSMSTAVRHLLELKMVEKVWKKGSRKDLYIVNQDWYQTFADFFAIKWRTSISINVKAMKKSIEELHGILNSESVEEGIQKTAKQDIEKLEHALEYYEWLNRVVDTFESKDIFKHIPK
- a CDS encoding M20 family metallopeptidase codes for the protein MIENIFKRLEGAYDEMVALRRDFHRNPELSFQEVRTPAKIASYHESIGLEVRTGVGGRGVVATLRGGKPGKTVALRADFDALPIQDEKDVPYKSQVPGAMHACGHDGHTATLLVLAKALVQVKEEIAGNIVFIHQFAEELAPGGAKPMIEDGCLDGVDAIYGTHLWSVLPVGQIGYRAGYAMAAADAFEVVIQGKGGHGAQPHETVDPIVIGAQVINNLQTVVSRRTDPLKSAVLTIGQFHAGNAFNVIPDKAKLSGTVRTFDESVRLQMEQDMARIINCTCAAYGATATFSYDRGYPAVWNHKTETDQLVETAKQIVGEDNVIELDPVMGGEDFAYYLREVPGTFFFTGAGNQETGITYPHHHPKFDIDEKSMLLAAKHLAGCALSFLHGDHKVIPLLPKQKTS
- a CDS encoding pyroglutamyl-peptidase I, with protein sequence MNTLLLTGFEPFLDHPLNPSAEIVKELDGMIIGDYIVKGCLLPVEFSQSANQMISLFDEVKPDVVISLGLAAGRNTITPERIAINCNDGVKDNSGFIPEDEAIIQEGPVGYFSTLPIRTFVNVLREYGYPAEISNSAGTYLCNNVMYQMLHYISVNQYNCLSGFVHIPASHDLAVISKRTMPSWSHADLVEACKVMIQSLAVEK
- the pxpB gene encoding 5-oxoprolinase subunit PxpB, with amino-acid sequence MILPIQSIQPVGDSAVLITFATDIDEQSNTHIISLSNQVEKSLFPYIKESVPAFTTITVYYDSYNICYEDIRVMLLNSLSETSTSVKQPCRKIIIPTFYGHDLGTDIERVANFNKLTVEEVVFLHTSTAYKIYMMGFLPGFPYLGGLPKQLHTPRLDNPRQLVCKGSVGIAGPQTGIYTLDSPGGWNIIGHSPIEMFMPKAENPFIWKPGDWIQFQSISYNEYELLKKDINNGTFRIETEIR
- a CDS encoding biotin-dependent carboxyltransferase family protein — translated: MNIPIFRVRKTGLYTTIQDNGRFGFQKYGVVTSGVMDSFSAELANIVVGNPRSFATIEITIVGPELEVLNPCTVAFCGADLSVTKNGNPIDLWSAIIMKKGDIIQFSKPNAGSRLYMAIAGGIQAENVLGSMSVYEKAGFGQVVKNDQIIYGRKHLPVTYIKRLPKQFIPTFHTHETIRVVLGPHESRFTESGIHTFLTTHYTIKMADRMGYRLQSNKNISHVNGADIYSEAIPIGSIQVPASGQPIVLLADRQTTGGYTRIATVATVDLGKLTQMPVGGIIRFKVISIYESQRLLRKRERQLRIWDLLNTNNITASS
- a CDS encoding HD-GYP domain-containing protein, translated to MGEWLDISFELVGYELMEDIYTHQGHTLLTKNTIIKEEHIIALQNHLYGEKIRVKKVTQDTKTQPPFLDIYHESLQKVKDIFTNISEDNIPPIDELTESYKPVLETLINSHISFNYLTLFKEHDSYTYTHCLNVGIISGIIGKLLGRKKEEVSMLTEAGFLHDIGKLLIPSFIIQKNEPLQYADLKILKQHPRKGHDLLIQMGETRTEILQASLLHHERLDGSGYPNGLNSERIPFHVQIISVADVYDAITTDRYYRMKESPIRAVNEIMEETLKSSLNPSITLPFCTYVMQQFMHEIVLLNDQTFGKIVFIHNDQPHKPLIMLENGSFLDMRSKAGLQIEDLYVAKAMEV